In Carya illinoinensis cultivar Pawnee chromosome 16, C.illinoinensisPawnee_v1, whole genome shotgun sequence, a single window of DNA contains:
- the LOC122299140 gene encoding proteasome subunit beta type-7-A-like isoform X1: protein MRDMIQFQQRFLTQKPKGLMGRKRGCGIRKPSTVPNLAYKGPWKHKDRIILGADTRTIEGPLITEKNCEKIHHMAPNIYCCGVGTTTDTEAITVHNWTL from the exons ATGAG ggatatgatTCAATTCCAGCAGAGGTTCTTGACCCAAAAGCCAAAAGG CCTGATGGGACGAAAAAGAGGATGTGGAATAAGGAAACCCTCCACGGTACCTAACCTAGCATATAAAGGACCATGGAAGCACAAG GACCGTATCATTCTTGGAGCAGATACAAGAACCATTGAAGGACCCCTAATCACTGAAAAGAACTGTGAAAAGATTCATCATATGGCACCAAACATATATTGTTGTGGAGTAGGAACTACTACCGATACAGAGGCAATAACAG TTCACAACTGGACGTTATGA
- the LOC122299140 gene encoding proteasome subunit beta type-7-A-like isoform X2 has product MIQFQQRFLTQKPKGLMGRKRGCGIRKPSTVPNLAYKGPWKHKDRIILGADTRTIEGPLITEKNCEKIHHMAPNIYCCGVGTTTDTEAITVHNWTL; this is encoded by the exons atgatTCAATTCCAGCAGAGGTTCTTGACCCAAAAGCCAAAAGG CCTGATGGGACGAAAAAGAGGATGTGGAATAAGGAAACCCTCCACGGTACCTAACCTAGCATATAAAGGACCATGGAAGCACAAG GACCGTATCATTCTTGGAGCAGATACAAGAACCATTGAAGGACCCCTAATCACTGAAAAGAACTGTGAAAAGATTCATCATATGGCACCAAACATATATTGTTGTGGAGTAGGAACTACTACCGATACAGAGGCAATAACAG TTCACAACTGGACGTTATGA
- the LOC122299140 gene encoding proteasome subunit beta type-7-A-like isoform X3, translated as MRDMIQFQQRFLTQKPKGLMGRKRGCGIRKPSTVPNLAYKGPWKHKDRIILGADTRTIEGPLITEKNCEKIHHMAPNIYCCGVGTTTDTEAITG; from the exons ATGAG ggatatgatTCAATTCCAGCAGAGGTTCTTGACCCAAAAGCCAAAAGG CCTGATGGGACGAAAAAGAGGATGTGGAATAAGGAAACCCTCCACGGTACCTAACCTAGCATATAAAGGACCATGGAAGCACAAG GACCGTATCATTCTTGGAGCAGATACAAGAACCATTGAAGGACCCCTAATCACTGAAAAGAACTGTGAAAAGATTCATCATATGGCACCAAACATATATTGTTGTGGAGTAGGAACTACTACCGATACAGAGGCAATAACAG GTTAG